One window from the genome of Mycolicibacterium gadium encodes:
- a CDS encoding GMC oxidoreductase encodes MKNSLESQTTDKFLVQRAPVARHRRAEPTVSRRRFLGASAGMVAGAAFGAGFLEFRIPPAAKTSRSHYPAIVVGSGYGGGVSALRLGQAGIQTLILEKGRHWDTPDEDGRRFTRMLPADTRAAWFSDVPPSLVPSYMGVSVEDVAKNNPSAQPVQAGICDKSVHGAHSVFRGVAVGGGSMINAAIAAVPTADQVRAAFPDITADEFLGTYVGRAAQMLRINGRDMDWFEQTPYFQYARVGRQYAQAAGYGVDYSASAYSFEYMKQEEAGQVPRSALDFEQQYGNNFGRFGSVDQTYIAAALGTGYVKLRALTEVTGIRREPSGEYVVAIREIDRWGTEVAREELGCDRLFLSAGVLGTSHILLRARDTGALPDLSDEIGRGYGNNGDVMVSHMTSDPTGTEQSLMGMINIDGRSDPDNPVYASVFSIPLPVETHALGYYAMVKTDDRADIMYDTATDSITIDWPEGHTEHQVARARTVFDRIVGANGVEYRDDIFDGKVFAPHTVHPLGGVVRGRATDAFGRVRGYDNLYVNDASLLPGYIGCNPFMSITALAERNIEGILRGRRYADDAGRLP; translated from the coding sequence ATGAAAAATTCGCTAGAGTCGCAGACGACCGACAAGTTCCTGGTCCAGCGAGCGCCCGTTGCGCGACATCGACGCGCTGAGCCGACGGTCTCACGCAGGCGCTTTCTGGGAGCCTCGGCGGGAATGGTCGCCGGTGCTGCTTTCGGCGCCGGTTTCCTCGAGTTCCGGATTCCGCCGGCAGCGAAGACCTCGCGAAGTCATTACCCCGCGATCGTGGTGGGCAGTGGTTACGGCGGCGGGGTGTCCGCGCTGCGGCTTGGGCAAGCCGGCATTCAGACATTGATTTTGGAGAAGGGAAGGCACTGGGACACACCGGACGAAGACGGCAGACGCTTCACCCGCATGCTGCCCGCCGACACGCGTGCGGCGTGGTTCTCCGACGTCCCGCCGAGCCTGGTGCCGTCGTACATGGGTGTCTCTGTCGAAGACGTGGCCAAGAACAACCCGTCGGCACAACCCGTCCAAGCCGGCATCTGTGACAAGTCAGTGCACGGCGCGCACAGCGTGTTTCGCGGCGTGGCGGTCGGTGGCGGATCGATGATCAACGCGGCGATCGCCGCCGTCCCCACCGCGGATCAGGTTCGCGCCGCCTTCCCTGACATCACCGCCGACGAGTTCCTCGGCACCTACGTCGGGCGCGCCGCCCAGATGCTTCGCATCAACGGCCGCGACATGGATTGGTTCGAACAGACACCCTACTTTCAGTACGCGCGGGTGGGCCGTCAATACGCACAGGCCGCGGGTTACGGCGTCGACTACAGCGCCAGCGCCTATTCATTCGAGTACATGAAACAGGAGGAGGCGGGGCAGGTTCCGCGTTCCGCACTCGACTTCGAGCAGCAGTACGGCAACAACTTCGGGCGGTTCGGCAGCGTAGACCAGACATACATCGCCGCGGCCCTGGGGACCGGCTATGTGAAACTACGTGCCCTCACCGAAGTCACCGGCATCCGTCGCGAACCCTCCGGCGAGTACGTGGTAGCCATCCGCGAGATCGACCGGTGGGGGACCGAGGTCGCCCGCGAGGAATTAGGTTGCGATCGGCTGTTCTTGAGCGCCGGGGTGCTCGGCACGTCGCATATTCTGTTGCGGGCCCGGGACACCGGAGCGCTTCCGGATCTCAGTGACGAGATCGGCCGTGGCTACGGCAACAATGGGGACGTCATGGTGTCGCACATGACCAGCGATCCGACGGGCACCGAGCAGTCGCTGATGGGCATGATCAACATCGACGGCCGCAGCGACCCGGACAATCCGGTGTATGCCAGCGTCTTCTCGATCCCGCTTCCGGTCGAGACTCACGCGCTCGGCTACTACGCGATGGTCAAGACCGACGACCGTGCGGACATCATGTACGACACCGCCACCGATTCGATCACCATCGACTGGCCGGAGGGGCACACCGAGCATCAGGTGGCCAGGGCCCGGACCGTGTTCGACCGGATCGTGGGCGCCAACGGCGTCGAGTACCGCGATGACATCTTCGACGGGAAGGTCTTCGCACCCCACACGGTGCATCCGCTGGGCGGGGTGGTGCGGGGGCGGGCCACCGACGCTTTCGGGCGGGTCAGGGGCTACGACAACCTCTATGTGAACGATGCGTCGCTGCTCCCGGGCTACATCGGTTGCAATCCGTTCATGTCGATCACCGCGCTTGCCGAGCGCAACATCGAGGGAATCCTTCGCGGCCGTCGTTACGCCGACGATGCCGGACGCCTTCCGTGA
- a CDS encoding rubredoxin, translating into MITAQCPECGYRHCESTANPREGFPRGTPWEAVPDDWNCPDCCVRDKFDFVILTDSTLDSPEIDVCRK; encoded by the coding sequence GTGATAACGGCGCAATGCCCTGAATGTGGCTATCGACACTGCGAAAGCACAGCTAATCCACGTGAAGGTTTCCCCAGGGGCACCCCATGGGAAGCAGTTCCGGACGACTGGAACTGTCCGGACTGTTGCGTCCGCGACAAATTCGACTTCGTGATCCTTACTGACAGCACGCTCGACTCACCTGAAATTGACGTCTGTAGAAAATAA
- a CDS encoding alkane 1-monooxygenase, with product MESTSRAEHRGHTEPGQDIATNKGWRDRKRYLWLLAPIVPSLVAESWFLVQVTGVDLFWWFGPILTFFVVPVLDHLVGADAENPPDSALAWLENDRFYRWVTMLFLPSQYLSLLFACWIWAGGGWVHMSMVDKLGLMFTVGIVGGIAISTAHELGHRRAGLERRLSKLALAQSGYGHFFVEHNRGHHARVATPEDPASSRLGESLYLFIGRSLTGGVRSAWRLERARFARIGTTHWSLRNDVLNAWLLTLVLFVILVVWFGVVVLPWLIGQAIVGFCMLETVNYLEHYGLRRQKLADGRYERVRAWHSWNSNTIVANVCLFHLQRHSDHHAHPVRRYQTLRHAEEAPQLPSGYATMMLIAMIPPLWRRIMDWRVIQHYGGQLHLAALSPRYAEHGRRAAHRDASPPL from the coding sequence ATGGAGTCAACATCGAGAGCAGAGCATCGCGGGCATACTGAGCCCGGACAAGACATCGCCACGAACAAGGGTTGGCGGGACCGCAAGCGTTACCTCTGGCTGCTAGCGCCGATCGTCCCGTCGCTTGTCGCCGAATCGTGGTTTCTGGTGCAGGTGACCGGTGTGGATCTGTTCTGGTGGTTCGGTCCGATCCTGACCTTCTTCGTCGTGCCGGTGCTCGACCATCTGGTCGGCGCCGATGCCGAGAACCCGCCCGACAGCGCGTTGGCCTGGCTGGAGAACGACCGTTTCTATCGCTGGGTCACCATGCTCTTCCTTCCCTCGCAATATCTTTCGCTGCTCTTCGCGTGCTGGATTTGGGCCGGCGGCGGCTGGGTCCACATGTCAATGGTCGACAAGCTCGGACTGATGTTCACCGTCGGTATCGTTGGCGGGATCGCGATCAGCACCGCGCACGAACTCGGCCACCGGCGGGCCGGACTGGAGCGCAGGCTGAGCAAGCTCGCACTCGCCCAATCGGGCTACGGGCATTTCTTCGTCGAGCACAACCGCGGCCACCACGCCAGGGTCGCCACGCCGGAGGATCCCGCAAGCTCACGACTCGGCGAATCGCTGTACCTGTTCATCGGCCGATCGCTGACGGGCGGTGTGCGATCCGCATGGCGACTCGAGCGAGCACGATTCGCGCGTATCGGGACGACCCACTGGAGCTTGCGCAACGACGTGCTGAACGCCTGGTTGCTCACCCTGGTGTTGTTCGTGATCCTGGTCGTCTGGTTCGGAGTCGTTGTGCTGCCATGGCTTATCGGCCAGGCGATCGTCGGCTTCTGCATGCTCGAAACCGTCAACTATCTCGAGCACTATGGGCTGAGGCGACAAAAACTCGCCGACGGGCGCTACGAACGCGTACGCGCGTGGCACAGCTGGAACAGCAACACCATCGTCGCCAACGTGTGTCTGTTCCACCTCCAGCGGCACTCCGACCATCACGCCCATCCGGTGCGCCGCTATCAGACGCTGCGCCACGCCGAGGAGGCGCCGCAGCTTCCGTCGGGCTACGCCACGATGATGCTGATTGCGATGATCCCGCCGTTATGGCGCCGCATCATGGACTGGCGCGTCATTCAGCACTACGGCGGCCAGCTACACCTGGCGGCGTTGAGTCCGCGCTACGCAGAACACGGCAGACGCGCGGCCCACCGCGACGCGAGCCCGCCGCTGTGA
- a CDS encoding NADPH-dependent FMN reductase — protein sequence MSDIKMLVLVGSLRAASVNRQLAELAIESAPDGVRLQTFDRLGELPFYNEDIDNADVAEPVVALRQAAADADAALVVTPEYNGSIPGVLKNAIDWLSRPFGDGALKGKPLAVVGAALGQYGGVWAHDETRKSFGIAGPRVIEDLTLSVRSTAFDGKHPRENTEVAEQLRDIVGKLAAEVG from the coding sequence ATGTCGGACATCAAGATGCTCGTATTGGTAGGCAGCCTGCGTGCGGCGTCTGTCAATCGGCAGCTCGCCGAACTCGCCATCGAATCGGCTCCAGACGGTGTACGGCTGCAGACTTTCGACCGGCTGGGGGAGTTGCCGTTCTACAACGAGGACATCGACAACGCCGACGTCGCAGAGCCGGTAGTCGCGTTACGGCAGGCCGCTGCCGACGCTGACGCCGCTCTGGTCGTCACACCCGAGTACAACGGGAGCATTCCGGGCGTGTTGAAGAACGCGATCGACTGGTTGTCGCGGCCGTTCGGTGACGGCGCGCTCAAAGGTAAGCCGCTGGCGGTCGTGGGGGCTGCGCTCGGCCAATACGGCGGGGTGTGGGCCCACGACGAAACGCGCAAGTCGTTCGGCATTGCCGGACCGCGCGTCATCGAGGACCTGACTCTGTCAGTGCGATCGACGGCATTCGACGGCAAGCACCCCCGTGAGAACACCGAGGTTGCCGAACAATTGCGCGACATCGTGGGCAAGCTGGCCGCCGAAGTCGGCTGA
- a CDS encoding TetR/AcrR family transcriptional regulator, translated as MPPHALPISDEAPQERGDAARNRTLLLEAARRLISERGADAVTTDDIAVAAGVGKGTLFRRFGSRAGLMIVLLDEDEKVQQQAFLFGPPPLGPGAPPLERLIAFGRARLKFVRAHQALLSDANRDPQMRFSAPATLHQRHITVLLDEAATTGDLDAQATALLALLDADYVHHQLTEGGQTLRSLGDAWETLARKVCGT; from the coding sequence ATGCCCCCACACGCGCTGCCGATCTCCGACGAGGCGCCGCAAGAACGGGGCGACGCCGCTCGTAATCGCACGTTACTGCTGGAAGCCGCGCGCCGGCTCATCTCCGAACGCGGCGCCGACGCGGTCACCACCGACGACATCGCCGTCGCCGCGGGTGTGGGCAAGGGCACACTGTTCCGCCGCTTCGGCAGCCGTGCGGGGCTGATGATCGTCCTGCTCGACGAGGACGAGAAGGTCCAGCAGCAGGCCTTTCTGTTCGGGCCGCCTCCGCTTGGCCCCGGCGCGCCGCCGCTGGAACGGCTGATCGCGTTCGGCCGCGCCAGGCTGAAGTTCGTCAGAGCCCATCAGGCGCTGCTATCGGACGCCAACAGGGACCCGCAGATGCGCTTCAGCGCCCCGGCCACGCTTCATCAACGGCACATCACGGTGCTGCTTGACGAGGCGGCCACCACCGGGGACCTCGACGCCCAGGCCACTGCCCTGCTCGCGCTGCTGGACGCCGACTACGTGCACCACCAGCTCACCGAAGGCGGTCAGACACTGAGGAGCCTTGGTGACGCGTGGGAAACCTTGGCGCGCAAGGTCTGCGGCACCTGA
- a CDS encoding DNA polymerase IV codes for MSPRWVLHVDLDQFQAAVEVRRNPELAGLPIIVGGNGDPNEPRKVVTCASYPARAFGVHAGMPLRTAARKCPDATFLPLDTNAYDEASEEVMGLLRDLGHPVEVWGWDEAYIGADESIDPFQLAERIREVVAAGTGLSCSVGISDNKQRAKVATGFGKPSGIFSLTEDNWMAVMGDREVEALWGVGPKTAKRLAGMGVNTVADLAATDAQLLTSTFGPTTGLWILLLAKGGGDTEVTAQPWVPRSRSHVITFPEDLTDPAEIDSAVVKLAKTTLAEIIDQGRVVTRVAVTVRTKTFFTRTKIRKLASAGNNERTIVATALDLLHQFELDRPIRLLGVRLELAAPDGGY; via the coding sequence ATGAGTCCCCGCTGGGTCCTGCACGTCGACCTCGATCAGTTCCAGGCCGCGGTCGAGGTCCGGCGGAACCCTGAGCTCGCCGGGCTGCCGATCATCGTCGGCGGCAACGGTGATCCGAATGAGCCCAGGAAGGTCGTCACCTGCGCGTCGTACCCGGCGCGGGCGTTCGGCGTGCACGCCGGGATGCCGCTTCGCACCGCGGCGCGCAAGTGCCCCGACGCGACGTTCCTGCCGCTGGACACGAACGCGTATGACGAGGCCTCCGAAGAGGTGATGGGCCTGCTGCGCGACCTCGGCCATCCCGTCGAGGTGTGGGGTTGGGACGAGGCGTACATCGGCGCCGACGAGTCGATCGATCCGTTCCAACTCGCCGAACGCATCCGTGAGGTCGTGGCCGCGGGCACGGGGCTGTCGTGTTCGGTCGGCATCAGCGACAACAAGCAGCGCGCCAAGGTCGCGACCGGTTTCGGTAAGCCGTCGGGAATCTTCTCGCTGACCGAGGACAACTGGATGGCGGTGATGGGTGACCGTGAGGTCGAGGCCCTCTGGGGGGTCGGTCCCAAGACAGCGAAAAGGCTTGCCGGCATGGGCGTCAACACCGTCGCAGACCTGGCCGCCACCGACGCGCAACTGTTGACGTCTACCTTCGGTCCGACGACCGGACTCTGGATTCTGTTGCTGGCCAAGGGTGGCGGTGACACCGAGGTCACTGCGCAACCGTGGGTGCCGCGCTCGCGCAGCCACGTGATCACGTTCCCCGAGGACCTGACCGACCCTGCCGAAATCGATTCGGCGGTAGTGAAACTCGCGAAGACAACACTCGCCGAGATCATCGACCAGGGCCGCGTCGTCACCCGGGTGGCGGTGACGGTGCGCACCAAGACGTTCTTCACCCGCACCAAGATTCGCAAGCTGGCGTCGGCGGGCAACAACGAACGGACGATTGTCGCCACGGCGCTGGATCTGCTGCACCAATTCGAACTGGACCGTCCGATCCGCCTGCTCGGCGTGCGACTTGAGCTCGCCGCGCCCGACGGCGGGTACTGA
- a CDS encoding AAA family ATPase: protein MLKTIAIRGYRSLRDVVLPLAGLTVVTGANGTGKSSLYRSLRLLADCGRGEVIGSLAAEGGLESVLWAGPEQLGGAKRTGRVEGTTRTRPVSLELGFASDDFGYLVDLGLPQMAGHRSLFARDPEIKREAVFVGPVMRPGSTLVRRTREYAEASSESGRGFDKLTQALPAYRSVLAEYAHPGAHPELAAVRDRLRNWRFYDGFRVDATAPSRLRQVGTRTQVLADDGSDLAAAIQTIIEAGFDDLHRAVAEAFDGAAVSVAVHDGLFDLQLQQQGMLRPLRAAELSDGTLRFLLWAAALLSPQPPSLMVLNEPETSLHPDLVGPLASLIRAAADATQVIVVTHSTALLDHLGAVGNADSDGDAIQLELRKDLGETCVDGLTMLTAPAWDWGKR from the coding sequence ATGCTGAAAACGATCGCGATCCGCGGGTATCGGTCGTTGCGCGATGTGGTGCTGCCGCTGGCCGGGCTTACGGTCGTCACCGGCGCCAACGGTACGGGCAAGTCTTCGCTGTACCGGTCACTTCGGCTACTCGCGGACTGCGGCCGCGGCGAGGTGATCGGCTCCTTGGCGGCCGAGGGTGGTCTGGAGTCGGTGCTGTGGGCGGGTCCCGAACAACTCGGCGGCGCCAAGCGCACCGGACGCGTCGAGGGCACGACGCGAACCCGACCCGTCTCGCTCGAGCTGGGATTCGCATCCGACGACTTCGGCTATCTGGTAGACCTCGGGCTGCCACAGATGGCGGGGCATCGCTCGTTGTTCGCCCGCGACCCCGAGATCAAACGCGAGGCAGTGTTCGTCGGGCCCGTGATGCGGCCCGGTTCGACGCTGGTGCGCCGCACCCGCGAATACGCCGAGGCGAGTTCGGAATCGGGCCGCGGCTTCGACAAGCTCACCCAAGCGCTTCCGGCATACCGCAGCGTCCTCGCCGAGTACGCCCATCCCGGCGCACATCCGGAGCTCGCCGCGGTACGCGACCGGCTACGCAATTGGCGCTTCTACGATGGCTTCCGGGTGGACGCGACGGCGCCGTCGCGGCTGAGGCAGGTGGGTACCAGGACACAGGTGCTCGCCGACGACGGCAGCGATCTGGCGGCCGCCATCCAGACGATCATCGAAGCGGGCTTCGACGATCTGCATCGCGCCGTCGCCGAAGCATTTGACGGCGCCGCCGTGTCGGTCGCCGTGCACGACGGGCTGTTTGACCTTCAACTGCAGCAGCAGGGCATGCTCCGTCCACTGCGCGCCGCTGAATTATCCGACGGCACATTGCGTTTCCTGCTGTGGGCCGCCGCGTTGCTGAGCCCCCAACCACCCTCACTCATGGTCCTAAACGAACCGGAGACGTCGCTGCACCCCGACCTGGTCGGCCCGCTCGCGTCGTTGATCCGCGCAGCGGCGGACGCCACGCAGGTCATCGTCGTCACGCATTCGACGGCACTACTGGACCACCTGGGCGCAGTCGGGAATGCCGACTCCGACGGCGACGCGATCCAGCTCGAGTTGCGCAAGGATCTCGGCGAGACATGTGTCGACGGCCTGACCATGCTCACGGCCCCGGCGTGGGATTGGGGTAAGCGCTAG
- a CDS encoding SDR family oxidoreductase: MATSVSGRSDFAGKRCLLTGAASGIGRATALKLAAEGAHLYLTDRDAEGLEQTVADARALGGVVGAYRAFDISDYDAVDEFAADVHAEHLAMDVVMNIAGVSAWGTVSTLSHQHWKSMIDVNLMGPIHIIESFVPPMVAAGRGGHLVNVSSAAGLVALPWHAAYSASKYGLRGLSEVLRFDLARHRIGVSVVVPGAVKTPLVQTIHIAGVDREDPSVQRWTDRFSGHAVSPEHVADRILRGVRRNRFLVYTSPDIRALYMFKRTMWWPYSVAMRQVNVLFTRALRPAKSR, from the coding sequence ATGGCGACTAGCGTGTCTGGGAGAAGCGATTTCGCCGGTAAGCGTTGTCTGCTCACTGGTGCCGCCAGCGGCATCGGCCGCGCGACTGCGCTGAAGCTGGCCGCCGAAGGGGCCCACCTCTATCTCACCGACCGCGACGCCGAAGGTCTGGAGCAGACCGTGGCCGACGCCCGTGCGCTGGGTGGCGTGGTCGGCGCCTACCGTGCTTTTGACATCTCCGACTACGACGCCGTCGACGAATTCGCCGCCGACGTCCACGCCGAGCACCTGGCGATGGATGTGGTGATGAACATCGCGGGTGTGTCGGCGTGGGGCACTGTCTCCACGCTTTCACACCAGCACTGGAAGTCGATGATCGACGTCAACCTGATGGGTCCGATCCACATCATCGAGTCGTTCGTCCCGCCGATGGTCGCCGCGGGCCGGGGTGGCCATCTGGTGAACGTGTCGTCGGCCGCTGGTCTGGTCGCGTTGCCATGGCACGCCGCCTACAGCGCGAGCAAGTACGGCCTGCGTGGCCTCTCCGAGGTGCTGCGATTCGACCTGGCGCGGCACCGCATCGGCGTATCTGTCGTGGTACCGGGCGCGGTGAAAACGCCGCTGGTGCAGACGATTCACATCGCGGGCGTGGACCGCGAGGATCCCAGCGTCCAACGTTGGACGGACCGCTTCAGTGGCCACGCGGTGTCACCGGAACATGTCGCAGACCGAATCCTGCGCGGCGTTCGGCGCAACAGGTTCCTCGTCTACACGTCTCCGGACATCCGGGCGCTCTATATGTTCAAGCGCACCATGTGGTGGCCGTACAGCGTCGCCATGCGTCAGGTCAACGTGCTCTTCACCCGTGCGCTGCGGCCGGCCAAATCTCGCTAG
- a CDS encoding TetR/AcrR family transcriptional regulator, whose product MTAESVGPEVRRSRGDRQRDAIVTAVRDLLHERSFADLSVSTISERAGVARSGFYFYFDSKYAVLATIMKDAGDLLDDLTHHFAPREPGEAPAAFAKRMVGSAAAVYANEDPVMTACAAARNTDAEIREIMDDFYDGVIAKLITLLENDPDARPISDDLPALVRTLAAVTSFTLMHDSAFVGRNEEPARAVDIVERLWLSAFWGNGQSA is encoded by the coding sequence ATGACCGCTGAGTCCGTCGGCCCCGAGGTGCGCCGCAGCAGGGGTGACCGGCAACGTGACGCCATCGTCACCGCGGTGCGCGATCTGCTCCACGAGCGCTCGTTCGCCGATTTGTCCGTCAGCACCATCAGCGAACGAGCCGGGGTCGCCCGATCAGGTTTCTACTTCTACTTCGACTCGAAGTACGCGGTGCTCGCGACGATCATGAAGGACGCCGGCGACCTGCTCGACGACCTCACGCATCATTTCGCGCCCCGTGAGCCCGGCGAGGCGCCTGCGGCCTTCGCGAAGCGGATGGTGGGTAGCGCGGCTGCCGTGTACGCGAACGAGGATCCGGTGATGACGGCATGCGCGGCGGCGCGCAACACCGACGCGGAGATCCGCGAGATCATGGACGACTTTTACGACGGTGTCATCGCCAAACTGATCACTCTGCTCGAGAACGACCCCGACGCGCGGCCGATCTCTGACGACCTGCCCGCCCTGGTTCGGACCCTGGCGGCGGTGACCTCCTTCACGCTGATGCATGACAGTGCCTTCGTCGGTCGGAATGAGGAACCCGCGCGCGCCGTAGATATCGTCGAGCGGCTATGGCTGTCCGCCTTCTGGGGCAACGGTCAATCGGCCTAG
- a CDS encoding cytochrome P450 translates to MPTTISTKDYLLDKAKRRLTPSITNFPGMSVVERRLLNTDFPQKTMTNPPPGSELKGVAGDAGLPILGHMIEMFRGGPDYLLHIYRKYGPLYYADSPVLPAVTALGPDAAQAIYSNRNKDFNQQGWVPVIGPFFHRGLMLLDFEEHMFHRRIMQEAFVRSRLVGYQEQVDKVVSQVIANDWVTNDPRFLMYPAMKELTLDIASMVFMGHEPGTDHELVTKVNNAFTTTTRAGNAIIRKPVPPFTWWRGMQARKLLEDYFEERVRERRGKDGSDLLTVLCQTEDEDGNKFSDDDIVNHMIFLMMAAHDTSTSTATTMIYHLAKHPEWQDRCRDESDRLGDGPLDIDSLEKLESLDLVMNESIRLVTPVQWAMRQTVRDTELLGYYLPKGTNVIAYPGMNHRLEEFYPEPMKFDPLRFTEPRNEHKSHRYAFSPFGGGAHKCIGMTFGQFEVKTILHRLLRKYRLELPHKGYTTEWDYGGMPVPKDGMHIVLRPLH, encoded by the coding sequence ATGCCGACGACCATCAGCACCAAGGACTACCTGCTGGACAAGGCGAAGCGACGGTTGACCCCGTCGATCACCAATTTCCCGGGTATGAGTGTGGTCGAGCGCCGGCTGCTCAACACCGACTTTCCACAGAAGACGATGACGAACCCGCCCCCGGGCAGCGAGCTCAAGGGAGTCGCCGGCGACGCCGGCCTGCCGATTTTGGGCCACATGATCGAGATGTTCCGCGGCGGACCCGACTACCTGCTGCACATCTACCGCAAATACGGCCCGCTCTACTATGCCGACTCTCCCGTCCTGCCCGCCGTCACGGCGCTCGGCCCCGATGCCGCGCAGGCCATCTACTCCAACCGAAACAAGGACTTCAACCAGCAGGGCTGGGTCCCGGTGATCGGCCCCTTCTTCCACCGCGGCCTGATGCTTCTCGACTTCGAGGAGCACATGTTCCACCGGCGGATCATGCAGGAGGCGTTCGTCCGGAGCCGGCTGGTCGGCTATCAGGAGCAGGTCGACAAGGTGGTCTCACAGGTCATCGCGAATGACTGGGTGACCAACGACCCGCGGTTCCTGATGTATCCGGCGATGAAGGAGCTCACGCTCGACATCGCCTCGATGGTGTTCATGGGTCACGAGCCGGGCACCGACCACGAACTCGTCACCAAGGTCAACAACGCGTTCACCACCACCACCCGCGCGGGCAACGCGATCATCCGCAAGCCGGTGCCGCCCTTCACCTGGTGGCGCGGGATGCAGGCCCGCAAGCTTCTCGAGGACTACTTCGAGGAGCGAGTGCGGGAACGTCGCGGCAAGGACGGTTCGGATCTGCTGACCGTGCTGTGTCAAACCGAGGACGAGGACGGCAACAAGTTCTCGGACGACGACATCGTCAACCACATGATCTTCCTGATGATGGCCGCGCACGACACGTCGACATCGACGGCGACCACGATGATCTACCACTTGGCGAAACACCCTGAGTGGCAAGACCGTTGCCGCGACGAGTCCGACCGTCTCGGCGACGGACCGCTCGACATCGATTCGCTCGAGAAGCTGGAATCCCTCGATCTGGTGATGAACGAGTCCATCCGCCTGGTGACCCCGGTGCAGTGGGCGATGCGTCAAACGGTGCGCGACACCGAACTGTTGGGCTACTACCTGCCCAAGGGCACGAACGTCATCGCCTACCCCGGGATGAACCATCGACTCGAGGAGTTCTACCCCGAACCGATGAAGTTCGATCCGCTGCGCTTCACCGAACCGCGGAACGAGCACAAGTCGCACCGGTACGCGTTCAGCCCCTTCGGCGGCGGCGCGCACAAGTGCATAGGCATGACGTTCGGCCAGTTCGAGGTGAAGACAATCCTGCACCGGCTGCTGCGCAAGTACCGGCTCGAGCTCCCACACAAGGGCTATACGACCGAATGGGATTACGGCGGCATGCCGGTGCCCAAGGACGGTATGCACATCGTGCTGCGTCCGCTGCACTGA
- a CDS encoding DUF4267 domain-containing protein codes for MADNQRSVAGRVLAALAIGRIAAGVLAWLSPSLTARVFGMDADGGQSHYAWRLFGVRDVVIGMGTLLSSGAQQRAFVTAGLACDVGDGAAGAVAISRGDFTRSTAGAPVTVPVLAVALGAWALRGIAR; via the coding sequence ATGGCCGACAATCAGCGTTCCGTGGCCGGCCGCGTGCTTGCGGCACTGGCCATCGGGCGAATCGCCGCCGGCGTGCTGGCGTGGCTCAGCCCGAGCCTCACCGCACGGGTTTTCGGGATGGATGCCGACGGCGGCCAGTCGCATTACGCGTGGCGCTTGTTCGGAGTACGCGACGTCGTCATCGGCATGGGCACGCTGCTGTCGTCGGGTGCGCAGCAACGAGCGTTCGTGACCGCCGGGTTGGCGTGTGATGTGGGCGACGGCGCCGCCGGTGCCGTCGCGATATCCCGCGGCGACTTCACGCGCTCGACGGCCGGCGCCCCCGTCACCGTGCCGGTTCTCGCGGTCGCGCTCGGCGCATGGGCCCTGCGCGGCATCGCACGCTAG
- a CDS encoding 2-isopropylmalate synthase, whose amino-acid sequence MTFEPAISAAPITGPAPFASHVDGPLPRGLRQEADAMSFETFLDQYAPTTGPLRLGQWECADADRPATRLGPQARTYKATLAVGDRISTSSAKACGPVAALTEMLYERGIAVEMTAFHQLPAGDNTATFIRGSGGGHSEWAVGLADDPTQSALRAVIACANRLLAA is encoded by the coding sequence ATGACATTCGAACCCGCAATCAGTGCAGCTCCCATAACGGGCCCAGCACCGTTCGCGAGCCACGTGGATGGACCCCTGCCCCGCGGTCTGCGCCAGGAGGCCGATGCGATGTCTTTCGAAACGTTCCTCGATCAATATGCGCCCACGACAGGACCATTGCGACTGGGCCAGTGGGAGTGCGCCGATGCTGATCGGCCCGCCACCCGGCTGGGTCCGCAGGCCCGCACCTATAAGGCGACGCTGGCCGTCGGAGATCGCATCAGCACGTCGTCGGCCAAGGCGTGCGGACCGGTCGCCGCGCTGACGGAGATGCTCTACGAGCGCGGGATCGCGGTCGAGATGACCGCGTTCCACCAACTGCCGGCCGGAGACAACACCGCGACGTTCATCCGCGGTTCCGGCGGAGGTCACTCCGAATGGGCGGTGGGCCTCGCCGACGACCCGACGCAGTCGGCGTTGCGTGCGGTTATCGCGTGCGCCAACCGGCTGCTGGCGGCTTGA